The DNA segment ACATGCTCGAGGGCCGCTTCATCATGGGCATCAGCCCGGGGGGGTTGATGTCGGACGCGGAAGTGTTCGGCAACTACGGCCGCGATCGCAACGCCATGTTCGTCGAGTGCATCGACATGGTGCTGAAGATCTGGGAGAGCGAGCCGCCGTACGACCTCAAGGGGCAATTCTGGGAGGTCACCACCGGCAAGACCATGATCCCCGAGATCGGCCAGGGCGCGATCCTCAAGCCCTACCAGAAGCCGCACCCGCCCATCGTCGGCACCGTCGTCGCGCCGTTCTCGAAAGGCGTGACCGCGATGGCGGAGCGCGGGTGGCAGCCGATTTCCGCCAACTTCCTCCTGCCCGAGTGGGTGAAGACGCACTGGCCGAATTACGTGGAAGGCCGCAGGAACATCGGCAAGGAGGCCACACCCTCCGAATGGCGCGTCGCCAAGAGCATCTTCGTCGCGGACGACGAGGCGACCGCGAAGCGCTACGGGCTCGGTCCGGAAGGTCCGTATCACTTCTACTTCAAGCAGCTCGTCCGCAAGCTCGTGGGCTTCGGCAATCGCGGCAACCTGTTCAAGGTCGACCAGAGCATGCCGGACTCGCAGATCACGCCCGAATACGTCACCGAGAAGCTGGTGATCGCAGGCACCGTGAACAGCGTGGTCGACCAGATCCTCGCGTTCCAGGAGAAGACCGGCGATTTCGGCGAGCTCGTGTACGCGTGTCACGACTGGGTCGACCCCGCGCTCGCCAAGCGCTCGATGGAGCTCATGGCGGAGAAAGTGATGCCCGCGGTCAACGCCGCGCTCGCGAAAACAACAATCGGGGTCTGACCGCAGGGTCAGACCCTCTAACTCCGGGTCAGACCCCGGCCTTTTTGAGGTCTGACCCCGGTTTAATCCAAGGAATCGCAAAGTGTTCAACGTCGCAGTCGTCGGCATGGGATGGTGGGGCAAGATCATCGTCCCGCTCCTCAAACGCAGCACCAAGATTTCGGTCTCGAAAGTCGTCGAGATCAATCCCGCGGCCATCGCGGATTTCGCGAAACAGCACGAGGTCGAAGTCGTCACGAGCCTCGACGACGTTTTGAGCGATCCTTCGATCCAGGGCGTGGTGCTCTGCACGCCGCACACTCAGCACACCGACCAGATCGTCAAGGTCGCCAACGCAGGCAAGCACGTGTTCTGCGAGAAACCGCTGTCGATG comes from the Burkholderiales bacterium genome and includes:
- a CDS encoding LLM class flavin-dependent oxidoreductase — encoded protein: MKLGMFMMPLHPPGRSYPETLREDRACILLADKLGYEEAYVGEHVTDRAETITSCLMFLASLVHDTRNIKLGSGTINMPNSHPAAIAAQVAMIDNMLEGRFIMGISPGGLMSDAEVFGNYGRDRNAMFVECIDMVLKIWESEPPYDLKGQFWEVTTGKTMIPEIGQGAILKPYQKPHPPIVGTVVAPFSKGVTAMAERGWQPISANFLLPEWVKTHWPNYVEGRRNIGKEATPSEWRVAKSIFVADDEATAKRYGLGPEGPYHFYFKQLVRKLVGFGNRGNLFKVDQSMPDSQITPEYVTEKLVIAGTVNSVVDQILAFQEKTGDFGELVYACHDWVDPALAKRSMELMAEKVMPAVNAALAKTTIGV